CGCGCTCGGAACGGTGGCGCAAGTATTCATCCAACACGTCTTTGTCCAGGTCAACCAACGTGGCGCCGACTACCGGCTCGCGTTCAAAATCGCCGCTCGATTTGGTGGCCGCCAGGTGACGAATAGCCTCGCCGCCCAGGGGACAATTTTTGGGGCCAAGGCGGGTCAACACCCGGCCATCGGCCAGGGCGTGCAATTCTGGGCTGCGAGCAATTTTCAGGGCAACCACCGTGCCGCCGGGCAGGTCATACTGGTCCCATTCGGTGGCTACCGGCGGCCGGCACATGACCAGGGCCTGGGCCAATTTGCCTTCAACCTCTTCGTCCATCATATAATCAACCACCTGGCCCTGTTCGTTCAAACCAATCAAAATCGTGCCGCCGTCGGTGTTGGCAAAAGCCGCCATTGTTTCGGCCAGCAGGTTGATTTCAGGATAAGGAATGAAGGCCACGGTTTGACCCTGGCCCCGTTTTAACAAATTGTCAATCATAGGAGGATTTTACCACAAGGGGCTAGAAATAATCAATCTACAACGTGTGGGCGCCAGAAAATAATCAGGGTGTGTTTTGTAATGAGGCGAAACACACCCTGATTATTACTTTGGAAAAAATCAGATAAATTAAGCTGGCCTGACCAAATGTTTTTTGGGGGTCAGGTCATATCAGCCGCCAAAAAGCCCGCCCAGACCCTTGGTCAAATCGCCCAGGTCATCCAGCGATCCCGAACCGGCGATCAAATTATCAAGTTGTCCCGCAATGGGGGCCGGCAATTTTTCCTTGAGCACGGCCAGCACTGCTTCAACGGCTTCTCTGGCGGCTTTCTCAGAGAGACCCGTTCTTTCTGCTACTTGTTGCACCACTTCATCCATGTTTTGCTTCCTTTCTTTGTTTTTAATGAATTTTAGTTTAACCGGATTTCAGGAGTTGATTAATTATTCGCTCCCTGCCTCGCTTTGAGCCGAATGATCAGGCTGGGCAGTATTTACATTGTTGCCTGTTTCTAACTCTGATGGTTGCGTTTTCTTTGAAGCGCCAAATGACCGGGGAGACAATTTATAATGTTCCAAATATATTTCAATGGTGGTCACAAAAAAGATCATGATGATGGGGCCGTAAATAACGCCCAAAAAGCCAAACAAACTCAGGCCGCCAAAGGCGCTCAGTAAAACCAGGGCAGGGTTCAGGTAGGCGTCTTTTGATACCAACCGCGGCCGTAAAAGATTGTCTAGCTGACTCACCACCAACAAACTTCCGGCAATAATCAAAATTCCCTGCCAGGTATTGCCCAGGAAAAAATGGACAATCCCTACCGGCACCGTGAGAATATTGACGCCCAGGGGTAAAACTGCGGCAAATATAGCCAGCAGGGTCAAAAAGAAAACATACCAGGTGCCCGCAACAGCCATAAAGATGCCCGCCACAATGCCCTGCACCACCGCAATGACAAATATTCCCTTGACCATTGCTTTGGTCATGGCCACAAATCTGTCAATGTATATTCGGTCAAGTTCGTCAGGAAGAGGACTCAGGTTTTGCAGTAACTGACCCGCCGCATGATATGAAGGGAGCAGGGTGCCCACCACCGCCAGAAAAATAATGGCGTCGGTGATCCATTCCACCGAGGCGCTGCCTAACGACACGGCCCGGCCGGCCGCAAAATTTGCCACCGGGCCGGCCATTTTGCGCACAGCCTGCAAAACACTGGCTTCATCTATTTGATAATTTTGCGCATAAGGAACGGTGGCCAGGATTTCATTGATTCTGTTGATGGCGGTGGTAAGGTTAGAATTTTCCCCCGCCACCACTGAGGATACATCTTGCACCAAAAGCACCGCCTGATTGATGGTTATATTAACCACAATCAAAACAGGGATGAGTACGGCCAGGATAATGGCCAAAATGGTTACGGTGGTGGCCAATCCTTTTCGACCCCCTACCCAGCCCAAAATAAGTTCATAGAGAGGCTGAAATACCACCACTGTGACCACTGAAAACACCACCACGCCCAAATAGGGCCGCAACAAAAGGTAGGTAATGTAGATGACAAATAACAGGAAAAGATAAAAAAAGACCTTATTTTGAGGAGTTACCTTCATCGGGGCCTCCTGGCAGTATTAAGCGGGGTATTGCTGGCCGCTCTAAGTATACCACAGTTAGCGGAATCAAACTACAATAATCTATCTTGTTATGTGCTGAAGAGGCCTGGCCACCCAAATTGAAAGAATTGGCGCAAACAATATACCCCCCTAAAAGTCCAAAAGAATTTAACACCTTTATTTGATGATTTCCTCCTGTTTGTTGTATCATAGTGAGATAGGTTTCTTTTGAAATATCATACCTTATTCTTTTACATAGGAGGCTCTATTATGCGTTATCTTTTTCTCAGGTGGATCATTTTGGCAATAGCCATTGGCATAACGGCCTGGATAATGCCGGGGTTTCAAATTCACGGCGCTTTCTGGCTTAATTTGGTGATTATTGCGGCGGTTTTGGGCCTGGTCAATGCCATTATCCGGCCTATTGTGATGTTCCTTACCTGCCCGCTCATCATTCTCACCTTGGGCCTGTTCACCTTGGTGGTCAATGCCTTAATGCTTTCTTTAACCGACTGGTTGCTGCCAAATATTTTGAGTGTGGAGGGCTTTTGGACCACCTTCTTTTCGGCCTTAATCATCAGCATCGTTTCCGGCCTGTTAGGTGTATTTGTTCACGATGATAGCCGGTGGTAAAGCCAGCTCTAAACCGGGCGCAGTGGCAGTGCCACCAAGCTGGGGCGGTATCATGGCTCGCCCGTTCTCTTTTATATACAGACCTACTAACCGGAAAGGAGAAGCCGGATGATCAGAAGTTTTACCCGCAAAGCCGCTTTTGAGTTGGTCCGCCGCGACCTGGCGATATTCTTGAAAGAACATGAAGCCGAACTGATGCAAATTTTTCGGGAAGAAATGCAGCGCTTGGATGATGAAATCCCTGAAGAAAACGTGTTTATTGACCTTAAAATGGTGCCTCTGGGCGAGGCAGTCATGAAAGCATGTCTGAGGGCTTTTGATCGTTTTTTAACCGCGGATTTTACTTTAGAAACGCCGGATTCTGCCAGACAAATTGATGAAAATGTGGGCTGATGGAAAAATTTGAAGCCAAAGCAATAATTCGCCGGGCAGCAAAATGGCTCGTGAGAGGAATCATTGCCCTGGCTATTATTGCCCTGGTGTGGGTAGGCCGTCGCCATTTGCTAGACTTGCTCAATTTTTTTGGAGATAAAGAGGCGGTGACCACTTATCTGGAACCGTTTGGTTTTTGGGGGCCTTTACTTTACCTGTTGATTTTGGGGATACAGGTGCTTACGGTTTTTATTCCCGCCCATCCGCTGCTGATTGCAGCGGGCTATCTATATGGCTTTTTGGCAGGGCTGGCCCTAAATTTAAGCGGCGTGGTGCTGGTCAGCCAGCTTGTTTTTGTGATGGCCCGGCGGGTTGGCACGCCCCTGGTTCATCGCCTGGTGCCGGCTAATATCCTTGACCGTTGGGAACACATGATTCAACAACAAGGCTTTTTCTTTTTTCTGCTCCTTTTTTGGTTTCCCATCATCCCCAGCAACGCCACCAATTACCTGGCCGGATTAAGCCCCATTTCTTTTTGGTTTTTCTTTTTGGCCAATCTGCTGGGCCGCTTGCCGGGAGTAATGTTGATGACGCTCATCGGTTCACACGGATTTACCCTTTCCAGACAGCAATGGATGGTGATTATCCCGGCGGCCCTGGTAGTGGTAGCGGCGGGGCGTTACCTGACAGTTAAAATCGAGCGTCATTTTAAACCGGATTCCAACATCCGTTGAATTTGGGCAATCACCA
The DNA window shown above is from Anaerolineae bacterium and carries:
- a CDS encoding AI-2E family transporter, which encodes MKVTPQNKVFFYLFLLFVIYITYLLLRPYLGVVVFSVVTVVVFQPLYELILGWVGGRKGLATTVTILAIILAVLIPVLIVVNITINQAVLLVQDVSSVVAGENSNLTTAINRINEILATVPYAQNYQIDEASVLQAVRKMAGPVANFAAGRAVSLGSASVEWITDAIIFLAVVGTLLPSYHAAGQLLQNLSPLPDELDRIYIDRFVAMTKAMVKGIFVIAVVQGIVAGIFMAVAGTWYVFFLTLLAIFAAVLPLGVNILTVPVGIVHFFLGNTWQGILIIAGSLLVVSQLDNLLRPRLVSKDAYLNPALVLLSAFGGLSLFGFLGVIYGPIIMIFFVTTIEIYLEHYKLSPRSFGASKKTQPSELETGNNVNTAQPDHSAQSEAGSE
- a CDS encoding phage holin family protein, whose amino-acid sequence is MRYLFLRWIILAIAIGITAWIMPGFQIHGAFWLNLVIIAAVLGLVNAIIRPIVMFLTCPLIILTLGLFTLVVNALMLSLTDWLLPNILSVEGFWTTFFSALIISIVSGLLGVFVHDDSRW
- a CDS encoding TVP38/TMEM64 family protein, producing MEKFEAKAIIRRAAKWLVRGIIALAIIALVWVGRRHLLDLLNFFGDKEAVTTYLEPFGFWGPLLYLLILGIQVLTVFIPAHPLLIAAGYLYGFLAGLALNLSGVVLVSQLVFVMARRVGTPLVHRLVPANILDRWEHMIQQQGFFFFLLLFWFPIIPSNATNYLAGLSPISFWFFFLANLLGRLPGVMLMTLIGSHGFTLSRQQWMVIIPAALVVVAAGRYLTVKIERHFKPDSNIR